The following proteins come from a genomic window of Pseudomonas sp. WJP1:
- a CDS encoding muconate cycloisomerase family protein: MLATAIESIETIIVDLPTIRPHKLAMHTMQNQTLVVIRVRCADGIEGIGEATTIGGLAYGNESPDSIKTNIDKHFAPLLIGQDSGNVNAAMLRLERSIRGNTFAKSGIETALLDAQGKRLGLPVSELLGGRVRDSLPVAWTLASGDTEKDIAEAEKMLDLRRHRIFKLKIGAGEVNRDLAHVIAIKKALGDRASVRVDVNQAWDEAVALRACRILGTNGIDLIEQPISRNNRAGMTRLNAMSPAPIMADESIECVEDAFNLAREGAATVFALKIAKNGGPRAVLRTASIAEAAGIALYGGTMLEGGIGTMASAHAFVTLNKLAWDTELFGPLLLTEDILSEPLVYRDFELHVPKTPGLGLNLDEERLAFFRRDKTSTIHQA, translated from the coding sequence ATGCTTGCTACAGCCATTGAATCGATCGAGACGATCATCGTCGATCTGCCGACCATCCGCCCGCACAAGCTGGCGATGCACACCATGCAGAACCAGACCCTGGTGGTCATTCGCGTGCGCTGCGCCGATGGCATCGAAGGCATCGGCGAAGCCACCACCATCGGTGGCCTGGCCTATGGCAACGAAAGCCCTGACAGCATCAAGACCAACATCGACAAGCACTTCGCACCGTTGTTGATCGGCCAGGACAGCGGCAACGTCAATGCCGCGATGTTGCGCCTGGAACGCAGCATCCGTGGCAACACCTTCGCCAAGTCCGGCATCGAAACCGCACTGCTGGATGCACAGGGCAAGCGTCTTGGCCTGCCGGTCAGCGAATTGCTCGGCGGGCGCGTACGTGACTCGCTGCCCGTGGCCTGGACCCTGGCCAGCGGCGACACCGAAAAGGACATCGCCGAAGCGGAAAAAATGCTCGACCTGCGCCGCCACCGCATCTTCAAGCTGAAAATCGGTGCCGGCGAAGTCAATCGCGACCTCGCCCACGTGATTGCGATCAAGAAAGCCCTCGGCGATCGCGCCAGCGTGCGGGTCGACGTCAACCAGGCCTGGGACGAAGCCGTCGCCTTGCGCGCCTGCCGCATCCTCGGCACCAACGGCATCGACCTGATCGAACAGCCGATCTCGCGCAACAACCGCGCTGGCATGACCCGCCTGAATGCCATGAGCCCGGCACCGATCATGGCCGACGAGTCCATCGAGTGCGTGGAAGATGCATTCAACCTGGCGCGCGAAGGCGCGGCCACGGTGTTTGCCCTGAAGATCGCCAAGAATGGCGGCCCGCGCGCTGTGCTGCGCACCGCCTCCATTGCCGAAGCGGCCGGTATCGCCCTGTACGGCGGCACCATGCTCGAAGGCGGCATCGGCACCATGGCTTCAGCCCATGCCTTTGTCACCCTGAATAAACTGGCGTGGGACACCGAACTGTTCGGCCCGCTGCTGCTGACCGAAGACATTCTCAGCGAACCGCTGGTTTACCGCGATTTCGAGTTGCATGTGCCCAAGACCCCGGGTCTGGGCCTGAACCTGGACGAAGAACGCCTGGCGTTTTTCCGTCGCGACAAGACATCCACCATTCATCAAGCCTGA
- a CDS encoding LysR family transcriptional regulator has protein sequence MELRHLRYFQVLAQTLNFTRAAERLHIAQPPLSRQIQQLEDELGVMLLERGRPLKLTDAGRFFHEHSTALLDQLHKVCDNTRRIGLGEKTWLGIGFAPSTLYGVLPQLIRRLRSGEPLELELGLSEMTTLQQVQALKAGRIDVGFGRIRIDDPAIVQTVLTEDRLVAALPAGHPLLAGPVSLRDLAKEPFVLYPGNPRPSYADHVIALFESYGVSIHIAQWTNELQTAIGLVGAGIGITLVPASVQLLHRDDIGFTPLLEDNATSPIILSRRVGDVSPGLNHCLRMIDELLPQAILPV, from the coding sequence ATGGAACTGCGTCACCTGCGTTACTTTCAGGTGTTGGCTCAAACCCTCAATTTCACCCGCGCCGCCGAACGGCTGCACATCGCCCAGCCGCCCCTGAGCCGACAAATCCAGCAGCTGGAAGATGAACTGGGGGTGATGCTGCTCGAGCGTGGCCGACCGTTGAAGCTGACCGACGCCGGACGCTTCTTCCATGAGCACTCCACCGCCCTGCTCGACCAGTTGCACAAGGTCTGCGACAACACGCGGCGCATTGGCCTCGGGGAAAAGACCTGGCTGGGCATTGGCTTTGCGCCCTCGACGCTCTACGGCGTGTTGCCGCAACTGATTCGCCGCTTGCGCAGTGGCGAACCGCTGGAACTGGAACTCGGGCTGTCGGAGATGACCACGCTGCAGCAGGTGCAGGCGCTCAAGGCCGGGCGCATCGACGTTGGCTTCGGCCGCATCCGCATCGACGACCCGGCCATCGTCCAGACCGTGCTCACTGAAGACCGCCTGGTGGCCGCCCTGCCCGCCGGTCACCCGCTGTTGGCCGGGCCCGTGAGCCTGCGCGACCTGGCCAAAGAGCCGTTCGTGCTGTACCCCGGTAACCCGCGCCCCAGCTATGCCGACCACGTGATCGCGCTGTTCGAATCCTATGGGGTGAGCATCCATATCGCGCAATGGACCAACGAGCTGCAGACGGCGATCGGGCTGGTGGGTGCCGGGATAGGGATCACGCTGGTGCCGGCCTCGGTGCAGTTGCTGCACCGCGACGACATTGGATTCACTCCGCTGCTGGAAGACAACGCCACCTCACCGATCATTCTCAGTCGGCGGGTGGGCGATGTGTCACCGGGGTTGAAC